AATTTCTGAAATTAAGGGACAATCTTTACAATCGTTAAAAGGAAATTGGGTACAAGTAGTCTTACTTTCTTTTATAATGGCTATATTAATATATGTTTTATTCATTATGGTCGACCTAATTTTAACTGGGATTAATCCATGGTTTACTGATGAGGATATACATACAGTAGTAGGAATCATAAATGTAACGATTTATATTTTACTAATGCCTTTATCAATTGGAGTATATTGGTTCTATTTATCCCTAGTACGAGGAAACAATCCTCGGATTTCATATGTATTATCAGTCTATCAAAGTGGAAAAACTGCAATAAAGTTAATTGCAGCAACTATTTTACAAGGCATTTTTGTGTACTTATGGGCTTTATTATTCATAATTCCAGGAATCATTAAAGGCATAGCTTATTCACAAACATATTACATCTTACGTGACCATCCTGAATTTACTATTCTTGAAGCAATAAC
This window of the Rummeliibacillus pycnus genome carries:
- a CDS encoding DUF975 family protein — its product is MNIRISEIKGQSLQSLKGNWVQVVLLSFIMAILIYVLFIMVDLILTGINPWFTDEDIHTVVGIINVTIYILLMPLSIGVYWFYLSLVRGNNPRISYVLSVYQSGKTAIKLIAATILQGIFVYLWALLFIIPGIIKGIAYSQTYYILRDHPEFTILEAITESRRKMDGFKWNYFLLQLSFIGWGILCLFTLGIGYLWLVPYISTAKATFYNQVIYNREANTNDKESIIK